In Acidobacteriota bacterium, one genomic interval encodes:
- a CDS encoding glycosyltransferase: protein MKVGVIAAEMEEHATGVGRYLGGLLRGLDQWEHGIEWHLFFQGEPSPSLPDPYGSVHTHFSHNDGSRVLWEQLLVSRALKSIAPDVVFGPAYSLPFGLEVPSVVTIHDLSFEHLPEDFRSRERWRRRLLARRAAAVARRVVTDTAFMSSMVSDRYGVDGDRLAVVPLGVDRERFSPDGAETDQRVLADLGVRKPYILVPGTVLERRLPRQVLGAFANVRRAYAEIELVMVGANRMRRQRDLDRWIGELGLEGVVKHLGWVAEKDLAPLYRGAEMAIYVSRHEGFGLPPLESLACGTPVVVSAGLGLDDAWPSYPFRVDRLDAESIAAVAIAILADRHEMVRVMGEAGRVISGLNWERSSRQLVAELARAASM, encoded by the coding sequence ATGAAGGTCGGGGTTATCGCTGCCGAGATGGAGGAGCACGCCACCGGCGTGGGACGCTACCTCGGGGGACTGCTCCGAGGCCTGGATCAATGGGAACATGGCATCGAATGGCACCTTTTCTTCCAGGGAGAGCCGTCGCCCTCACTGCCCGATCCGTATGGCTCCGTTCACACACATTTCTCGCACAATGATGGGAGCCGTGTGCTGTGGGAGCAGCTGCTGGTGTCACGTGCCCTGAAATCGATTGCGCCGGATGTGGTCTTCGGACCCGCCTACTCGCTGCCGTTCGGACTGGAGGTTCCATCGGTGGTAACCATTCACGATCTGAGCTTCGAACACCTCCCCGAGGACTTCAGGTCGCGTGAGCGTTGGCGCCGCCGTCTCCTCGCACGACGTGCGGCCGCGGTCGCGCGGCGGGTAGTGACGGACACGGCGTTCATGTCGTCAATGGTGTCGGATCGTTACGGAGTAGATGGCGACCGGTTGGCAGTGGTGCCTCTTGGTGTCGACCGCGAGCGCTTCTCGCCAGACGGAGCCGAGACGGACCAGCGTGTTCTGGCCGATCTCGGTGTTCGGAAGCCATACATTCTGGTGCCGGGCACGGTGCTGGAGAGGCGTCTACCACGACAGGTGCTGGGAGCGTTCGCGAATGTCCGACGAGCGTATGCGGAGATCGAGCTGGTTATGGTGGGCGCGAACCGGATGAGACGTCAGCGGGATCTCGACCGCTGGATCGGTGAGCTCGGGTTGGAGGGAGTGGTGAAGCATCTCGGTTGGGTGGCGGAGAAGGACCTCGCTCCTCTCTACCGAGGCGCCGAGATGGCAATCTATGTTTCCCGGCACGAGGGTTTCGGGTTGCCGCCTCTGGAGAGTCTTGCATGCGGTACACCGGTGGTTGTCAGCGCGGGGCTCGGGCTGGACGATGCCTGGCCAAGCTACCCGTTTCGAGTGGATCGGCTCGACGCTGAATCCATCGCGGCGGTCGCGATAGCTATCCTGGCGGATCGGCACGAGATGGTGCGAGTCATGGGGGAGGCGGGTCGGGTTATCTCCGGACTCAATTGGGAGCGCAGCTCTCGCCAGCTGGTGGCAGAGCTTGCACGGGCGGCGTCGATGTGA
- a CDS encoding glycosyltransferase family 4 protein, producing the protein MLRRITATLGFFVDIGRDVVGTLRSRWRRFQERVVNNKETAAVGVDVYPFFEQMTGVGWYEWSLLEALDRRDDGLFYNLYARTFLAPDDPPPPKMPGNSSMRLRVHQIPAGFLLPTRPTLAVLRTVVEPILRVLDGNHVLFAPNFFLHGDQEPFGRAQVATVHDLAFAAMPETVSPKTLEELEQHLPRTLYHADLLIAVSDATVGDLVDRLEVSPRTTRTIHEGVDPGFAEAAEIEDTNEISRPYLLFVSTLEPRKNVIGVLRAFRLLVEWGYQGDLVLVGRWGWRTDAIREELTSSPVRDRIRHLDYVDRLQLASLYARADALLFPSWLEGFGLPLLESMACGTPVITAGNSSMPEIAGPAAVYVDPESPHSIASATASLLRDPDHRERLVALGRERARKFTWERAAEATAQVLRQAARLPVESTDEYRA; encoded by the coding sequence ATGCTTCGGCGCATCACAGCAACGCTCGGATTCTTCGTCGATATCGGCCGCGACGTGGTTGGAACCCTGCGCTCACGATGGCGCAGGTTTCAAGAGCGAGTTGTGAACAACAAGGAGACGGCCGCCGTCGGCGTCGATGTCTATCCATTCTTTGAACAGATGACAGGCGTCGGTTGGTACGAATGGAGCCTGCTCGAGGCGCTCGATCGTCGGGACGACGGACTCTTCTACAACCTCTATGCACGTACCTTCCTCGCGCCCGACGATCCGCCACCGCCAAAGATGCCGGGGAACAGCTCCATGCGTCTTCGGGTCCATCAGATACCGGCAGGTTTTCTGCTGCCGACCCGGCCGACGCTTGCCGTTCTGCGCACGGTCGTCGAGCCGATCCTGAGAGTTCTGGACGGCAACCACGTGCTCTTTGCTCCCAACTTCTTCCTCCATGGCGATCAGGAGCCATTCGGGCGTGCGCAGGTGGCCACGGTCCACGATCTCGCCTTCGCGGCCATGCCGGAGACGGTCTCGCCGAAAACTCTCGAAGAGCTGGAGCAGCATCTGCCACGAACCCTCTACCACGCGGATCTCCTGATCGCGGTGTCCGATGCGACAGTCGGCGACCTGGTCGATCGCCTGGAGGTCAGCCCACGCACGACACGGACAATTCACGAGGGGGTGGATCCCGGCTTTGCAGAGGCGGCGGAGATCGAAGACACCAACGAAATTTCTCGTCCCTACCTGCTCTTCGTATCCACCCTGGAACCGCGAAAGAACGTGATCGGAGTACTGAGGGCCTTTCGCCTCCTGGTCGAGTGGGGGTATCAGGGCGATCTGGTACTCGTCGGCAGGTGGGGTTGGCGAACGGATGCCATCCGCGAAGAACTCACCTCCTCGCCGGTCCGCGACCGCATTCGCCACCTCGACTACGTCGACCGCCTGCAACTCGCTTCCCTCTACGCCCGTGCCGATGCACTGCTCTTTCCTTCATGGCTCGAAGGGTTCGGCTTGCCGCTTCTGGAAAGCATGGCCTGTGGCACCCCGGTGATTACCGCCGGGAACTCCTCGATGCCCGAAATCGCCGGCCCGGCCGCCGTCTACGTCGATCCCGAGAGCCCGCACAGTATCGCGTCAGCAACGGCATCGCTTCTCCGCGACCCCGATCACCGCGAGCGGCTCGTCGCCCTCGGGCGCGAACGGGCGCGAAAGTTCACCTGGGAACGGGCCGCTGAGGCGACGGCGCAGGTGTTGCGCCAGGCGGCCAGATTGCCGGTCGAGAGCACCGACGAGTACCGCGCCTAA
- a CDS encoding undecaprenyl-phosphate glucose phosphotransferase — MIERRRQIQVMLQLIGDILATAAAVLVAYWLRFEVQIQPVTKGLPPLNMYLRLVPVVVVLYPVVFYFQGLYQRRRIRSRFDETMRVVVAVLLATVILTAGLTFYRPPDFTYSRLFLAIFAAVDAILVSVFRWIIAGSLARIRRSGGNLQRVLVVGAGDLGRKVVERLNLHKEYGFSIVGFLDDDPGRQQRDIWGVPVLGTTDDLESVVVDEKVDQVLIALPLEAHYRTVQLVRRAGQMLVDIKVVPDVLQYYVMRAGIEDLDGLPLINLTQMPLQGWNQIVKRAFDIVGASTLLIATSWLFPIIALLIKRADGGPVFFSQVRTGLDGRSFRLFKFRSMRADAEGDGESHWTRSHDSRVTSIGEFLRRTNLDELPQLYNVLCGDMSLVGPRPEQPKFVERFRNRYPTYNTRHRVRSGLTGWAQVNGLRGDTSIRQRVAHDLYYIENWSLGLDIKILWRTLRMAFHDARA; from the coding sequence GTGATTGAACGCCGGCGACAGATACAGGTCATGCTGCAGCTGATTGGCGATATCCTCGCCACGGCGGCGGCTGTTCTGGTGGCCTATTGGTTGCGGTTCGAAGTACAGATTCAGCCGGTCACCAAAGGTCTGCCGCCTCTCAATATGTACCTCAGGCTCGTGCCGGTCGTGGTGGTGCTCTATCCGGTCGTCTTCTACTTCCAGGGTCTGTACCAAAGACGCCGAATCCGATCGCGCTTCGATGAAACCATGCGGGTCGTGGTCGCGGTCCTCTTGGCGACCGTGATCCTGACCGCCGGGTTGACCTTTTACCGGCCTCCCGACTTCACCTACTCGCGCCTCTTCCTCGCCATCTTCGCCGCCGTCGACGCCATTCTGGTCAGCGTCTTCCGGTGGATCATTGCCGGATCCCTGGCACGAATCAGGCGGTCGGGCGGTAATCTGCAGCGGGTGCTTGTGGTGGGCGCTGGCGATCTCGGTCGCAAGGTTGTGGAACGGCTCAATCTGCACAAGGAGTACGGCTTTTCGATTGTCGGTTTTCTCGACGACGATCCCGGCAGGCAACAACGTGACATCTGGGGCGTGCCGGTGCTCGGCACTACCGACGATCTGGAGAGTGTGGTGGTCGACGAGAAGGTCGACCAGGTGTTGATCGCACTGCCGCTCGAAGCTCACTACCGAACCGTTCAGCTGGTACGCCGGGCAGGCCAGATGCTGGTCGACATCAAGGTGGTGCCGGACGTGCTGCAGTACTACGTGATGCGAGCCGGTATCGAGGACCTTGATGGACTTCCCCTGATCAACCTCACCCAAATGCCCCTTCAGGGTTGGAACCAGATCGTCAAGCGCGCGTTCGATATAGTGGGTGCGTCGACGCTCTTGATTGCCACTTCGTGGCTTTTTCCGATCATCGCCCTGCTCATCAAACGAGCGGACGGCGGCCCGGTATTTTTCTCCCAGGTGCGGACGGGTCTCGACGGGCGGTCCTTCCGGCTGTTCAAATTCCGATCGATGCGAGCCGATGCCGAGGGAGATGGCGAGTCACATTGGACCAGAAGCCACGACTCCCGCGTGACATCGATTGGCGAATTCCTCCGGCGGACGAATCTCGATGAGCTACCGCAGCTCTACAACGTGCTGTGTGGCGACATGTCTCTTGTCGGCCCGCGTCCGGAACAGCCGAAATTTGTCGAACGATTTCGGAATCGCTACCCGACGTACAACACTCGTCACCGGGTTCGCTCCGGACTTACCGGTTGGGCGCAGGTCAACGGACTCCGCGGGGACACCTCTATCCGGCAGCGGGTAGCCCACGATCTTTATTACATCGAAAACTGGAGCCTCGGGCTCGACATCAAAATCCTCTGGCGTACCCTCCGCATGGCGTTTCACGACGCGAGAGCCTGA
- a CDS encoding glycosyltransferase family 2 protein: MISAIVVNHNGEAHLGRCLESLAGSGAEVLVVDNASSDGSLALVQERFPEAKVFSLNRNLGFAEANNIAAQEAQGEALLLLNNDAWLGPGAVELLTARMEGESRVGLVAPSLRYPNGARQFSWSPTRGVLGEVLQKLRNPFESRNWVHGTFARSVSRLAGRVWYTAACVLVRTDAWHTVGGFDTRFFMYFEDVDLCMRLEDAGWLLAEEPRATVFHARGAGRAGLADELYRPSQLRYYRIHRPAWETRLIERRLRRRFGDSLVDGWLAEGELR, from the coding sequence GTGATTTCGGCGATTGTCGTCAACCACAACGGCGAGGCCCATTTAGGCCGGTGCCTCGAGAGCCTTGCGGGGTCCGGTGCGGAGGTTCTGGTGGTTGACAACGCGTCGAGCGACGGCTCGCTCGCACTCGTTCAGGAGCGGTTCCCGGAAGCGAAGGTGTTCTCCTTGAATCGCAATCTCGGTTTTGCCGAGGCCAATAACATCGCCGCACAGGAAGCGCAGGGAGAGGCCCTCTTGCTGCTCAACAACGATGCCTGGCTCGGTCCGGGTGCCGTTGAGCTGCTCACAGCGAGAATGGAGGGTGAGTCCAGAGTGGGGCTGGTCGCGCCAAGCCTTCGTTACCCGAATGGCGCCCGACAGTTTTCCTGGTCTCCCACTCGTGGCGTTCTGGGCGAGGTACTGCAAAAGCTGCGCAATCCGTTCGAATCCCGAAACTGGGTCCACGGCACATTCGCCCGATCGGTGTCTCGGCTCGCCGGGCGCGTCTGGTACACGGCCGCGTGTGTGCTCGTACGGACTGATGCATGGCACACGGTCGGAGGCTTCGACACCAGATTCTTCATGTATTTTGAAGATGTCGACCTCTGCATGCGGCTCGAAGATGCGGGCTGGCTGCTCGCCGAGGAGCCGCGAGCAACGGTGTTCCACGCGCGGGGAGCAGGCCGTGCGGGTCTGGCTGACGAACTCTACCGCCCGTCGCAGCTTCGCTACTATCGAATCCACCGGCCGGCCTGGGAAACTCGGTTGATCGAGCGGCGGCTCCGCCGGCGATTCGGTGATTCGCTGGTCGACGGCTGGCTGGCGGAAGGAGAGCTGCGTTGA
- a CDS encoding glycosyltransferase encodes MRVALVHDWLTGMRGGEWVLYDIARLFPSAPIFTLVHREGSVAPLLEEHPIKTSWLQLPSAGGRRWRYLLPLMPAAAESFAFKDAELVISTSHAVAKGVIPSPGAFHLSYVHTPMRYVWDQRNQYLDPIPRLLRPIVEMRFARLRQWDMVSSARVDRLVANSRLVAWRIKHYWNRSAEIIPPPVATEYFTPGGEREGNLLTVAALVPYKRVEDSIAVARKLGRKLDIVGTGPRMRALRRLGGSDVRFLGWLEREKLRDAYRRAAALLVPNVEDFGMVSVEALACGTPVVGLAHSGTADVVRAGVEGELADESSVEALVEATDRVLGRSWDVQQLRSRADLFSRDRFRIRFRFLLDRLGFGEMRQ; translated from the coding sequence GTGCGGGTTGCCTTGGTGCATGACTGGCTGACCGGGATGCGCGGGGGTGAGTGGGTCCTCTACGACATCGCTCGCCTCTTCCCTTCGGCTCCAATATTCACGCTGGTTCACCGCGAGGGCAGCGTGGCTCCGCTCCTCGAGGAGCACCCGATCAAGACGTCGTGGCTCCAGCTTCCGTCAGCTGGAGGGCGGCGTTGGCGATACCTGCTGCCGTTGATGCCGGCGGCCGCCGAGTCCTTTGCATTCAAGGACGCGGAACTCGTCATTTCGACTTCACACGCGGTTGCCAAAGGGGTGATCCCCTCTCCAGGCGCGTTTCACCTGAGCTATGTTCACACCCCGATGCGCTATGTCTGGGATCAACGAAACCAGTACCTCGACCCGATCCCCCGACTTCTGAGGCCGATCGTGGAAATGCGATTTGCGAGGCTCCGGCAATGGGACATGGTGTCCTCGGCTCGGGTCGATCGACTGGTCGCCAACTCACGTTTGGTGGCCTGGAGAATCAAACACTATTGGAATCGTTCTGCGGAGATCATCCCGCCACCGGTAGCCACCGAATACTTCACACCGGGCGGCGAGCGCGAGGGCAACCTGTTGACGGTTGCAGCGCTTGTTCCGTACAAGAGGGTGGAGGATTCGATTGCTGTTGCCCGCAAGCTCGGCCGAAAGCTCGACATCGTGGGCACAGGTCCACGGATGCGGGCCCTGCGTCGTCTCGGCGGTTCGGATGTGCGTTTTCTCGGCTGGCTGGAAAGGGAAAAGCTGCGAGATGCCTACCGCAGGGCGGCAGCACTTCTGGTTCCCAACGTGGAGGACTTCGGAATGGTTTCGGTCGAGGCGCTGGCGTGTGGAACACCGGTCGTCGGCCTCGCGCATTCCGGCACTGCGGACGTCGTCCGCGCCGGCGTCGAGGGCGAGCTGGCCGACGAGTCCTCGGTCGAGGCGCTCGTGGAGGCGACGGATCGCGTGCTCGGACGGTCCTGGGATGTGCAACAGCTGCGAAGTCGAGCCGACCTCTTTTCGCGTGATCGATTCCGGATTCGCTTCAGATTCCTCCTCGACCGCCTAGGCTTCGGAGAGATGCGGCAGTGA
- a CDS encoding enoyl-CoA hydratase/isomerase family protein: MSEEVLERRDGPILVLTLNDPDRANPLSASMAVALASALEAAADDDAVRAIVLTGAGRHFSAGADLEALEKIVSGGDEELNREDSEKLSHLFEVLLGCPKLTVAAVHGAAIAGGCGLATACDFVFADPNSRFAYTEVKIGFLAAIVSTFLTRRVAGQIARRLLLDPEMIEGARAVELGLADELATDGQSLATAIAFAKSVCAKASPSALAATKRLLNETVGLGWREALVEAADANVRQRMHPECVHGMRTFLETKSTPDWLDEDQPS; encoded by the coding sequence ATGTCAGAAGAGGTTCTCGAGCGTCGCGACGGCCCGATCCTAGTCCTCACACTCAACGATCCCGATCGGGCGAACCCGTTGTCAGCATCGATGGCGGTTGCGCTCGCATCGGCCCTTGAAGCCGCAGCGGATGACGACGCCGTGCGCGCCATCGTGCTCACCGGCGCAGGGCGCCATTTCTCAGCCGGTGCAGATCTCGAGGCACTGGAGAAGATCGTTTCGGGTGGAGACGAAGAGCTCAACCGCGAAGATAGCGAGAAACTCAGTCACCTTTTCGAGGTCCTCCTCGGCTGCCCGAAGCTGACCGTTGCCGCAGTTCACGGAGCAGCTATCGCCGGTGGCTGCGGACTCGCCACGGCATGTGATTTCGTGTTTGCGGATCCGAATTCCCGGTTTGCCTACACAGAGGTCAAGATCGGGTTTCTTGCGGCGATCGTGTCAACCTTCCTCACGCGTCGGGTCGCGGGTCAAATAGCGAGGCGGCTGCTCCTCGATCCAGAGATGATCGAAGGTGCGCGTGCCGTGGAGCTCGGGTTGGCCGATGAGCTCGCAACGGATGGCCAGTCGCTGGCCACGGCCATCGCTTTCGCGAAATCAGTCTGCGCCAAGGCGTCACCCTCCGCGCTGGCCGCTACCAAGCGGTTGCTTAACGAGACAGTAGGGCTGGGGTGGCGGGAAGCGCTGGTCGAAGCGGCGGACGCGAATGTCAGGCAACGGATGCATCCGGAGTGTGTCCACGGTATGCGCACCTTTCTCGAGACGAAAAGCACGCCTGACTGGCTCGATGAAGATCAGCCCTCATGA
- a CDS encoding glycosyltransferase family 4 protein, producing MRLGIDAGRAVHGHGGVSTYTRELIHALIESPRVDEIVLFDLDHGLARRQTFEKALGPLPDKISAARAERNVLDRLDLFHAPGYAMPPEGAPRHVFTLYDLTVLSHPDCHTLRNRVRTLTSVSDALVRGATILAISEATRQEAARLLTLPPDSVEIIPPMVDQVFQVAGEHESDAAAAARLGVREPYVLAVASLEPRKNFGGLLDAWTSLGASVGAHQLVVVAAEGWRQGKVRRRLDRMTGDGSVVKIGHIPEIVLAALYRRAAAFVFPSLAEGFGLPVAEAMACGTPVVTSRVSSMPEVAGDAALLVDPENPDEIAAAIARLLGSPALRRRLRERGLEQVRLFSREVVVPQLFEVYRRAAQR from the coding sequence GTGCGCCTCGGCATTGATGCCGGTCGGGCGGTCCACGGTCACGGGGGCGTCTCAACCTACACCAGAGAGTTGATCCACGCGCTGATCGAATCTCCGAGGGTCGATGAGATCGTGCTCTTCGATCTCGATCATGGTTTGGCGAGGCGCCAGACGTTCGAAAAGGCACTTGGACCTCTGCCGGACAAGATCTCGGCGGCTCGGGCCGAAAGGAACGTTCTCGATCGTTTGGATCTCTTTCACGCGCCGGGCTACGCCATGCCCCCAGAGGGCGCTCCGAGGCACGTATTCACGCTGTACGACCTGACGGTTCTCAGCCACCCGGATTGTCACACCCTTCGGAATCGGGTCCGGACCCTTACCTCCGTCTCGGATGCTTTGGTTCGCGGAGCGACGATCCTGGCAATCTCCGAAGCAACGCGGCAGGAGGCCGCGCGCCTGCTCACCCTGCCGCCGGATTCGGTGGAGATCATCCCGCCAATGGTCGATCAGGTGTTCCAGGTGGCGGGTGAGCACGAATCGGATGCCGCCGCTGCCGCCCGCCTGGGTGTCCGGGAACCCTATGTTCTGGCGGTCGCTAGCCTCGAGCCGCGCAAGAACTTCGGAGGCCTCCTCGACGCCTGGACATCGCTCGGTGCTTCGGTTGGAGCTCATCAGTTGGTGGTTGTCGCGGCAGAAGGGTGGCGGCAGGGCAAGGTTCGGCGACGTCTCGATCGAATGACCGGCGATGGATCGGTGGTCAAGATCGGTCACATTCCCGAGATTGTTCTCGCAGCGCTTTACCGCAGGGCGGCCGCCTTCGTGTTTCCGTCGCTGGCCGAGGGCTTCGGGCTGCCCGTGGCGGAGGCCATGGCCTGCGGAACGCCGGTCGTGACGTCGAGGGTCTCGTCGATGCCGGAGGTCGCCGGAGACGCGGCGTTGCTCGTGGATCCAGAGAATCCGGACGAGATTGCCGCCGCGATTGCCAGACTCCTTGGGAGCCCGGCACTGCGCCGGCGCCTCCGCGAACGAGGACTCGAACAGGTGCGGTTGTTTTCCCGCGAGGTCGTCGTGCCTCAGCTCTTCGAGGTCTATCGCCGAGCCGCTCAGCGCTGA